atgaaatgtttaaagagttaataatgaaaaatttacaaattaaagtgtaaaaattgatcgtttaatattttatatcacatGACATTTTGATATggatatttatacatatttctggctataattttattatatttcagatATCTGAATCTATAGCTTTAGTCGGTGAAAAGGAACCATTGAAGAGCTTAGAACAGGAATATACAGAAGATGAAGTGTACTTGTCGAAAGCAAAAGCTTTGggacaaaaatattcttatattagAAGAACAAGGCCTGATGGCAATTGTTTCTTTAGAGCCTTTAGTTATGCTTaccttgaaaaattaattggggataaaaatgaatataataagtTCAGAGAACTTGCTTTAAAAAGCAAAGAGAATCTTGTGGCATTAGGTTTTCCCCAATTTACTGTTGAAGATTTCCATGACACGGtacaattaatatatgatatcaTTTAAATGACTTGTGACGAAATGATTTATTCGTAACCTGTTAGTTAcaaaataacaatttcttttttattttgattatagtTTATGGAAGTGATCGACAAAGTAGGTGGAGACACAGAGTCTAGTTATATTGAACTACATAAGCTTTTCAATGAGCAAGGTTATTCTGATTATGTTGTTGTATACCTTAGATTAATTACATCTGGTCAGTTacaaagagaaggagattTTTACCAACATTTTATAGAAGGAGAACGAACCATAACAGAATTTTGTCATCAGGTTAACATTTCATCTAttgtcattaattttataatatagaaagatacatcatgtttttattttcctaatGTTTATGTTACAGGAAGTAGAACCAATGTATAAAGAATCTGACCATATTCATATTATAGCAATGAGCACTGCTTTAGGTACTGGTGTTCGAGTTCGTTATATGGATCGTGGTGCTGGAACAGAAGTAACTGCACATGACTTTCCTGAAGGTGCTACACCAGCAGTTCACTTACTTTATCGTCCTGGTCATTACGATATACTTTACCCTTGATAAAATTAAGTCTAAAGTCATTTTTTAAGTTGTTCTTAAGAAATATACTTTGTTTAATGATTTTTCCAATccatttaaaagaataaaaacatgAAACTATTTTTACTGTGAactatttttatgatttgatttggtttaaatgaataattattgcCATTCAATAGCGAATTATGAATGTGTCAgtacataaattatatcaaataaacaacatataaataatttaaaactatatataagacattaaaatattaaaaaacaagttattagatattatttacaaaattattaaatttaaaattgctAATGAGGATCACGACAAATTTTTAGCGTTGCATTGCTCGAACTTGTTCCGTAACTTCCTCCAATAACACAGAATTTCTATCTATTGACTCCATTTGATATTCTAAATGGGTTACAATAAGTGCAAGTTTTTTTAAGTTTGTTTCTGCCATCTCTAGTCCATGTTCTTGTTGTGCAAAACTTTTTGCAGCATGCATTAGAATCTgaaaaaataaggaattatattaaatataatttctcgattacaaaaaatttattttaaaaaagaatataaatgataacatTACTTCACTGCTTTTTGAACCTCTCTGGATTTGTCTTGCAAGCGACGCGATGTTATTGACATTAACTTGAACTCTATCTGCTAATCGCATTTTTGAATCAACAAATAAACTGCGTGCACTTGTACTCGATGCTGAAGCCATTCCGTattgtttttcattaattctgGGATAAATTTTGATGTTAATGATATTCAATGGtgttaattctatttatacaaaacagaattatacaatttcttatggcaaaattattctataattcGCAGAAGTTACccaaagtataaatatattcaaacaaaattctgatttttttaaattatgtttatcaatataatttttattgaatgtatgacgcataaatatatacgaatattataaattatttttgtcctttacatttaacaaatattGTACATAGAGTACTGTTACATGTATAAAAAGTACTCGCGAATAGAgtattgttttttctatttgtttaaattaaaattgttagaaGATAAACACActtattatgtatgtacgaaatATCACGTTCGTATGGTTATGTGATGCACTTTATATTGCACCGATGtatgatgatatatatatatatcagtgaGTAATGTCAGTGAGTGAAAAGCTGCGGTTCAGTAAggtatcgaatttttttagcCACGCTGTAAAAAAGttgatatacaaatattaatattattataatataatagatatgtaGAAAACATTTGAGAAATTGAAATAtgttatgaaatttatttcattttcatcattcTCAGATTCATTGGctattgtataaaattaattatatattgttaggttatatttaaaaatctcatatttacaaagaaaagattggaatatatatctttggaAAACGaggtatttgaaaattattcttacgtcattacattcatataaaaatattaattttcattgaggcaatattttttattagaaaataattttttttttttttgtttaaattatattctacAGACAGACTGATGATTTTAAAGAATCCGGAAGCATGTCTAGCGATACAAAGATTGATACAGACACAGAAATTgtagattataaatataataaagcaaAGAATTGTGATGATATCTCATACCTAGCAcgtaaaataagagaaaaggaagcaTTTTCTCAGGAGGATTTaaaggtaatatttttttttacacaactcatttattttataaaaatgtgttatttatattataaatttgctGGTATTAATGTTCTTATTAATTTAGCAATTACGcaatttaaaagtaaaattaatacatGAAGTTCCACCACAACATCAAGTTGAAATACGTTCAGGAACTCATGTACCTTCTCGTGAAGAATTGGAACAGTTTATGGCATTAGCACCATTAAAAAAAGGTTCCTTTTCACCAGATGAGGATGATAAAATTGTTCATAATTGGAAACAATTTTGCAAGgtaaaaaaggatataaaaatgcTGATCAAATACACCATTATAAATTGCATGCAAAAATCTGTAtgaattgtttaatttatcatacaatttttacgatataacaGTTACACAATTGgaataaacataaatatagaGCGTTTTTAAGTCTGAGAGATAGCGATGGCAAGAAGTATACttgtaagaagaaagaaacaaaaaaatttgcaCAATTTTTAGCAAATGGTTTACCAAATCGCACATTGTATAGTGTATACCATAgatttagaattttatatagttcttatttaaatagaaggtaatatattttttttatcaaaatcatCAACATACCCAGTATTAATttggtaatataaaataaattatatagcaaaaatatttctctacaGGTATA
This window of the Vespula vulgaris chromosome 1, iyVesVulg1.1, whole genome shotgun sequence genome carries:
- the LOC127061667 gene encoding ubiquitin thioesterase otubain-like yields the protein MEDKSLKDQPVENADVNQDELILQQQRRIEKEISESIALVGEKEPLKSLEQEYTEDEVYLSKAKALGQKYSYIRRTRPDGNCFFRAFSYAYLEKLIGDKNEYNKFRELALKSKENLVALGFPQFTVEDFHDTFMEVIDKVGGDTESSYIELHKLFNEQGYSDYVVVYLRLITSGQLQREGDFYQHFIEGERTITEFCHQEVEPMYKESDHIHIIAMSTALGTGVRVRYMDRGAGTEVTAHDFPEGATPAVHLLYRPGHYDILYP
- the LOC127061712 gene encoding BLOC-1-related complex subunit 7; the encoded protein is MASASSTSARSLFVDSKMRLADRVQVNVNNIASLARQIQRGSKSSEILMHAAKSFAQQEHGLEMAETNLKKLALIVTHLEYQMESIDRNSVLLEEVTEQVRAMQR
- the LOC127061684 gene encoding uncharacterized protein LOC127061684 produces the protein MSSDTKIDTDTEIVDYKYNKAKNCDDISYLARKIREKEAFSQEDLKQLRNLKVKLIHEVPPQHQVEIRSGTHVPSREELEQFMALAPLKKGSFSPDEDDKIVHNWKQFCKLHNWNKHKYRAFLSLRDSDGKKYTCKKKETKKFAQFLANGLPNRTLYSVYHRFRILYSSYLNRRYTQEEDVMILNHIDHNPFLDEKRKFVDLAKVLNRSRASVWRRYRLLKRNKKSKIKN